The genomic window TAGCTGTACTCACACCAACTAGGCCATCTGGGCATGGGTACTCTGCAAGATGCTGGAACTATGTATTTCCTTAAGGTTAGTTCTGCCAAACCACTGTACCTCACCAAAGGGGTCTCTGCCTATTCCAGTTGGGTCTCAGAAGAGGCTCGCTCAACTCTATAACATCTGTCCAATTTAAAAATTGAGTTCATTTTCAATATGATGCAGAACTGGAGAGTATATTGTCGGAGCCCTGGTTTTTCAGCCCTTTGCTTGTGGTGGGAGGAGTTAACCTTCCACTTTCATACATTCAAGAGTGAGGTGGTAAGGCAGTCAGGGAAGAATCACACGGCACTGGCAAATGAGAGCGTGACCTCTATCTAAGACCAGCCTAGGTCTTGCCAGAAGCTTTTGTCCCAGAATTCATGCCCAGCGACTTGGAAGAACAAGTCTACATATATCTATAGAGGGCTCACCTGTCTCTGCACACCCCATTTCCAGCTTTGTTCTGTGCTCCACAAAGTCAGAGTCTGAGTGTGAAAtgcttttagagttttttttttgtttgtttgttttggtttttgtgtttttctttttaaccaagAAAACTGGAAGATCGTGGCTTTTGTTCATCAGTCATTCCACATTGTTTGCCAAAGAATGACAGATACTGTGGTAGGTGCTGCAGCCACCATAAGGTGCTTGTGTATCTAGCTGGGACACTCATCAGAGAGCCAGGCATCATCAGCTCAATCAGTGACTCTGGTATCACTCAGCTACTATGCTCAGGTGATAAGTACGTAGATGGTGTTGACCTACTCAGGACAGACTTAAAACCTCAACGTTTGTTTGTGTATGAAGTGACCCAAAGACTAGCTGAGACCTCACCGTGGAGAACTGAAAGATTCGTGAGAGTAGGGAAAGTCTGCTCAGTCTTGTCTTCACTGGTTGTCTTTGTCTCAGGATTGGTGTCTCTACTGCCCTGGCTCACAGGAGCCAactcagaagatgggaaggagaATGGGGAACAGTGCCAGAGACCTTCACCTAGCAAAACATGTTCCTGAGGTCAGTCACCCTGGTGGAAGCTGTTCAGCCCGTCTGAGATTCGTGGGCACAACCAAAGTAGAACTGGCTCCATCGACTGTCAGAATGAGGTGCGCGGGAGCCAAGGTTTACTAGGGCTCTGATTTTAAATCCTCATGCAGGTCAAATCTCTAGAACCTTTTCCAAAACCAATAGCGAagcataaaacagaacaaaacccagGCCGGTGGAACTTCTTCCTTACCTAGGGTCCTCCATGACCTCTAAACATAGATTCATAACCTGAGATGGAAAGTCTCACTCTTACCACTGCGCGTAGTAAGAATGGACGCGCGGAGGTCCGATGTTGGCTCTGTGGGCGCCTCGCAGCCTCTATAGCTTGGCAACGTCCTCTGAAGAGAAGGCCCCGAAGCTAAGCGGTTTTTGTGGGTGTCAGGGCGCAAAAATCCCAGCGACACAGTAGGCGGCCCCTCTCAGGGAGGCCTTCACGCGCACAAGAGAAGCCTTTCAAAAACATTAATACGCTTATTAAAATGAGCAGTTTTATTGGCTCTCATTTTACAATGAGCCGCCCACCCTCGCTTTCTGGTGGACGCTGGAGGAGAACGCACTTGTGACCGTTGTTGTTAAcccttaatgttttttttttttttttttttttttttttttatagccaaGAATGGGGACTCTCTTTAGTGTCCAGCACGCCCTAGAAGCGGGAATAGCCTCTGGTCCTCCCTTTTCAGGGTGGTGGGTGGAGAAAGGACTTCCTCTAGGAATAGCTGAATTCTACAAAATAGCTTCCCAATCCTGCAggggagggaaggcagagagggcCTTTGTTAGGCTTTCCGGTGAAAGCCTGAGGATCCCCTCCTTGGAGGAGATCCTaaatccttaaaaagaaaacaatgtttctcccccaaataaaaaccaaaattgcTCTGTAAGGGCTGGAGGTTTTTtgagttgtgtttgtttgtttgtttgtttgttgatagaTACGTAGAAAAGAGAAGTTAGTTACTTAGGTAAGATTCACCAACCAACGCATTTGGCAAAGCTACCTTTGGGTTTGTGGATTCCCGGACCTCAGGCAGCCTGTGACCTGAATGTATGGGTTGGGCGGGGGAGAGGGCGGAGGAATACTGGACACAAGTCGACTACTTCGCTCTTTCAGTGCGCACGGTGCGGGGGAAATTATCCCATTTGGAGCATCCTCGCAAGCCCCGCGTCCTAGGGAGAGAGCCCTGGTGCTAGAATGAGATCAAGGAAGAGACAAGACCTCACCAGGAAGCTCCCAGACGCAAGCACAGAATTCTTTGTGCTATATTCTCACTAAAGAGGACAGGGCACCCAGTCCGAACAGCGTCCCTGGCTCTGGCCGAACGCACAATCTGCTCAGAGATTAATGTTGAGACCCTTAGGTATATGAACTGCAGGGTGACCCGTGGCAACTTCCCTGCCAGCAAGGGCACAACAAGGGTGCTCGAGCGAGGCAGAGAAACTAGAACGCGTTTTAGGCCAGCTGTTCTCCCGCACACACATCACGCATCTAAGCTTCGGAGGAACTAGTTGAGCGTAGCAGCTAGCCAATCTCCAGCAGAGACTCCAGGGAAAGTGACCGCTTGCACCCTCCCTACTACTTTGTATCCGCCTTTGAACAAGACGCCTCAGCCCGGAACTATCCAAAGCTATTCGAGCTGGCCAAGTTAATCCGGTTTACTCTGGGTCCAGCCGATTCCCCAGTTGCTACATCTCTTGAATTATACCAAAATTAGATGTTTGGCATTTCCATCACAGGAGGGTCAGCTCCACAAGTCTGAGAAAATTTTTATCATCCAACTTAAACTTGTACTTTACTCTGGACCACCCCTGCTAGCAGGGCCTTCACAATCAGTatcttataaatgtatttttaacgaCTCGAACAACCCTGTGTGTTCAACAGGAGGAAAAACAATTTATTAGATGATGTAAGTGTTTGTAATAAAACGATTTTTTTCTCCCCTGCTTTGGCCTCGCCCACCCCTTTTATTGGTCGGGgctttaaaatttagaatatgTCGACCCCTAAGCTCGATTGGCCACCGGATGCTTGGGCTCCCCTAGGGGTGAAGACAATCAAGTCGGATTATCTGGAGTCAACAACTTGATGTCAACAATACACAAGTAATCCCACCCAGTTGTTCACTCCTTAATAGTTTTCTGAAATCCATCTACACTCTTCTCATTCACTTCCAACCCCTGGAGTCCAACCTAGAGAGCTGAGCATTCCAAGAAAACCCTTTCTGCAACCTCTGGATTTTGAAAGGCTGGCAATCCACTTGTGTGATGGTGAGAAGACCACCTTTCCTCCTAGAGCCCTAGACTCATCAGACAGAGGACCTACCCAGTAGAGCAGAGGGCAGTGCTGCTGACTCCAGCAGGAAGGATTGAAGTGCTTCTTCTGAGGCATGCTCCTCGGGACAAAGAACATTTTGTAATTACTATTATAATTCTCAGCGCTCTTCTTGTCGACTATTGGTTCAGTTGTCATCTTGGATGGTCTCCGATTAGGAGCTCCTGCTTCCCAGAGAAAGTAGATGTGTGTTGATGCCTCCCACTCCTGTGCAGCTCAGTGCAATTACCAGGTAGGAAAATTGGCAAGGTGAGTGGTTGCCTAGGATAAACCCCCAGGACTCCTGGTAGTAGTAGCTGGGCTCCCGACCTGCCTGTCGTTTAAGAGCCCTGCTGGTGGGAATATCCCTAGTCCACTTTGGGGCCCACGAGTTCCTCAACGAGTTTTGAGGTTGAGGGACAACATGCCCTCTGACTCTCCTCACACCCTAGACCCGTGCAATTGTTCTCAGGAGACAATGCAGGTGCCTTTGTGCAAACAAGCTGAAGTCTGCAGAACTTGCAGGTAGTTGTCAGATTCCGTGTTTTGTTCTGGGACACAGACAGAGACTAGGGGTTGAGAACAGTGAATTGTCAGCATTACCCCTGCAGAGCTCTAAGCTAGAAGGTTAGAACGCTGGGCCTTGGCCTAGTGGGATGTCTGCAGGCCTGGGCCAAGGTTTGCCCCTCGGAGGTTCTTGGACTTTTTCTACCAAGCAGTATTCACAGCTTGAGGTAAGTATAGGACCCCACCCCACCTTACTCTAAGAGAAGGAATCAGGGCAATTCCTTTAAGCAAGACTACAAGCAGTGCCCCACTCCCCAGAAGCCCCACTGTCCAGTTAGCCCTGTCTCCAGCATTTCTTCCGATTCTGGATGCTGGCATCGCTGGCTGCTGTGTGGAGGCCTTGGGACACTGTGATGAAATGATTTTGAACTGTCACCCAGGATGTCATATTCACCATCATCTGTGTACTTTCTCAGTGTTGGGAGCTGTGTGTGGGAGGAGAGTCCACACTGCAAAAAAGCCATTCATCTTTTGAAAATGGAACCAAACTCCAACTTCCCCAGCTCTATCAATACTCAGCCAAGATATTCCCCAGAAACTCGAGAGGCTCAAACCTAAGTTCTTGAAACAGGACATACCTTGAGATAAGTAAAGGttatctcaacacacacacagagagagagagagagagagagagagagagagagagagagagagagagaacaaaattttTATTGCTGGCCAGACTGATTTCAGGGCAGATCAAAGCACATTCCAAGCCTGCTCCTAACCCAATTTCCCTCTTGTTGGTTTAATCATCTGTAAGAGGCAGAGTGAGTCAGAACCTAGTACTCCTAAACTCACCTTCATGTTAACTAAGGGCCAAACGTACTATAGGGCAAAGTGAGAAAGGACCCTGTGACTGCTCTGGGAGAGGGGACCCAGGCATCGAAGACAATGGGAAGGATCACATCAAGACTCCGAAGACAATGAGAAGGATCACATCACGACTCCGTTGATCAGGatcaaggagtgtgtgtgtgttggggggggggaagagcaggttttagttttattttttaaaaaaggaaggaagaacaaaaggaggaaagaaacaaagagttaGATTATAGGGAAAAAAGCAGATGAGTGAATATAGTAACGTTGTGTATTTCCAACAGTATGTGAGTCTACGATCATATTCTTCAGTGTGGAATCCTGGTAAGCTGAGCTAGATCCAAAGTTTGGATATGCTGCTGCCTCGCATTCTTACCACCCAAACCTGGCAGCTGCCGCCGTACTGATCAAATGGAACTCACTTGGGCAAATTTTCTGGAGACAGCTTCAGATAGCTGAGACCAACTCTCCCGGCTAAGCCCAGAaatgggagaggcagagaggacccCCGTATCTGCTGAAAATGGGACCTGCGAGGGAAGAGGAAGCTGCGAGGGCACGACCTTGGACATGTATTCATTTTGCTTCTCTAAAGAGTCTCTAGCTCTTCCCGAATCCTCAGGGATCAAACACAAACTGCATCCTTAGCAAGCAGATGAAGAAGTTCCAAAAAGTTCAAGGAGAATGAATGCATCACATCACAGTAAATTATAAAACAAGCActgaatactgaaaaaaaaattaaaatgatctcAGAGACTAAACGCCTGATAACTGGGATGGGGGGAGCAATCAGATGAGAATGGCCTAGGGGCTTTGTCCTAACACTTTCGCTGTTTTCAAAGCTAGACTCAGACTACTACGCCCTGGTCACCTCGGTAGGCCTCCTACGGAGGATATTGCGGGCTTTCTTTGTCTGGGCCTTTAGAAACCCAAGGCCTGGAGGCCAGAAAGCTGAGAAGGGTTGCCGGGAATAGGAGTAGGGCAAACCAAGCTTCACTTTTGGCTGTTCCCAGGCAGGAGTTAGGAATGTGGCATTGTAGCATTAACTCGTCCTCGCTTGTCAGGAATCCATCTAAAGCGACCCCGAAGGCAAGCGTTTAACTCGGGAAGACTCTGTGAATATTCTGGGAAGTCTTGTATAGCAAGGGTATGTTCATCTGTACGTCTACTCGAGCTGTTCATCTCACACTCCACTGGCCCCGGGCTTCCGTGCAGATCAAATGACTCCAGGTCACCAAGGAGCAGAGCGcttgaaaacattttagataGAATAAGACTCACACCTGTAGGGGCAAAATGAGCAGGAGAACCTCTCCTGGAGGAACATTATTGGCACTTGACTCTCTTCAAATAGAATTAGAATTTCAGGGAGAGTTTTTTGTCCTTACAGTCTGTTCTGAAAAGACCGGGTCACTTTGgagaaacactgaccaaaaaaaaaaatcgaaagtAGAGAGGAGGCTGGAAGACGGAGAAGAATCTGCAGGGTTGGGTGTTAGGTGGGACTCGCCTGTGGGTTCAGTCAACCCAGGGCTTGCATGATTTGAAGCCCTAGGACTGAAGAAAATAAGGAATCTGAGACATTTGCTATAAGATCCAATGAGATTCTTTCGTGACCCTGAACTTGTGATTCCCCAGGTTTTAAAGCCTTCGAAGCGGGTGGCCAGCAAGGCTGCCGTCAGGTAGGGGATGGTACCAGAGCGAGCATTCTCTCCTAGAGAGAAAAATACCGTGGAGAATGATTCCCCCTTGCCTCCAACCCGCCTGCAACTCCTCGTCCGAAAGGCGCACCAAGAAAATTTCAGAGAAGACAAAGCCCCAGGAAGGCATGTTGAACTAAAGtttataaattaaagaaaaaaaatacagcgAATAGAGTTTCCAAAATTCACAAATCTTTTAAGGATAACTCTAGTTGAGTGCACAGTGCCCTTAAAGAGGCGAAAAGCTGCGAGGCTGACTGAGACACGTAGTCTCAGTAGCAAGCAAGGCACAGAGGGTGTGGGAGCTGGAAAAGAGGATCAGGGTACGTGGAGGAAGACGCGGAAACGCGGGCCAGAAATATTCACattgaatacaaaaataaatcgTTATTTGAATACAAACAACCGAAAAGTGCTACAAGTCTCAACCGtatttgagaaagagagagagagagagagagagagagagagagagagagagaaaagaagaaaggaagaaggagagacagGGTGGTTTCCGAAAAGGGCTTTTACGATGGCCCTCTTTGTGGATCTCCCAGGCACTTTCCCTTTGGGTGTGGCCCTGAatttacagaaagagaaagtgtAGGGAATCCCTGGCCTGCCCCGCCGCTGAAAGGCTCCCATTCTTACATTCAGCATCCAGGAGGGCGCCCGCGAGGGGTGGAGTGGaggtccccctccccccaatcaaACCCTACGAAGTTCAATTCAactcctggcctggagctgaAAGGATTCTGCACTCCTTTGTCACAAATATAATTTCCAAACATTAAAGATACGAAGATACAGATCGGTAGCATGGATACCATGAACTAGTATGGCCTAGCCGCAGAAGTGCCTGGCCGACCCGAGATTCTGTGGATTCAGGCTACCGGGGGCGTGGGGGGTGGGGCGGTCTCCAGGAGTCCTCTCTACTCTGGGTAAACACCATCCCCAGGCAGACAGAATCCGAATCCAACGGTGGTGTTGTGATAATAAATAGCATCCAGAGGCTTGCGGATAGGTGGCGGGTGTGCAGAGCGCCTGGGGTCATAGGGCGCAGCTGTTCAAATCACAATAAGGCTCCCTCTCTGGGCAGACTCAGTTCCACTGCCCTGTCACCCTGGGTAGGAGAGTGCCAGCAGGATTTCATTCTCCACCTGCCCCATCCCCAGTTGGGCAGATTGCCTGCACAGTGTTCAGTCTCTACACCTGTCCGCGGCGGTGCAAGATAGGGCGCAGGAATCCTTCCTTGCCTCGCCCTAAACGTTTCACTGGGTACCAGCAGCGGCTGCGCATGTGGACAGCGCCCAGCCCGGGAGGCAGTAGTAAGGGTAGTAGTAGGAGGGCTGCAGTGGCAGAAGAGAAGGTGGCCTCAACACCTCTCCGGGCAAATACTGTCTTTGGTCGTCACGCACCAGCACTTTTACGGCCACTTTCTTGGCGGCGGGTGCTGAGGCGAGCAGGTCGGCGGCCATCTGCCTACGTTTGGTCTTGTAGCGACGGTTCTGAAACCAGATCTTCACTTGTGTCTCTGTGAGCTTCAGCGAAGCTGCCAGGTCTGCGCGCTCCGGCCCGGACAGGTAGCGCTGATGGTTAAAACGGCGCTCCAGCTCGAAAACCTGGGCGTGCGAGAAGGCGGCCCGAGAGCGCTTCTTTCGTGGCTTAGGGGCTGCgggctcttcctcctcctccacgcCGCCCGCCTGCCCGCCGCTAGCCCCGCCGCCCGCAGCGCCGCACAACCCAGGCACGCGTGCACCTCCAGGGCTAACACTGTCGTCCTCGCCTCTTGGGCTGTGGTCGCCTGCGGATTCCGGTAGGGACAAAAAGCAAGACCCTGTCAGACTCGCAGAGGGGAAGATGGGTCTCAGTTGCAGTGGTTTCTCGCGGAAGATTGGGCAGGGGGACCCGCTTTGTGCCTACTGAAAGGGGAGGAGAGGTTCCAGAGGGGTCTGTTTTAGAACTCTGTCTCCCATGCTTCACAAATCTGTATCTTTTCTGCTGCTTTGCCAGAGCAGTAGGGAATCAGCTCTCCCCGAGTTTTCCGGGCCCCAGATTTCCTGCAGGAATGAGGATACTTGGCCTGAGCTTATCCACAAGTTTTGTTCTGTACTTAGCCCTGAATCGTGGCTTTCTACACTGAATTTCGGTTTCTCGGCTCTAGGCTGTGCACCTCTGCACACCCACACTTACACAACCGTTGGTTACATGAAAGAGGAAGGTAGGGGGAGGGCGCAGATCTTGAGGTCAGAGGTATATAGAGTCTTCTACCCTAAGAGCCCAGAACTGCTGTCAGGGGGATGGCTACAGGGTAGAACTCAAGGCCCGAAGTACGCTTGCCTCCCTGTTCTTTGCGTGAAAATAAAGGGAAGCCGGGTGTAGGTTAAGACTCTGATCTAAACCCGGTTTTCCAACCTTTTCTGTGCTCCTTGCAGCGCGCCTGCGAAAGAGGTCAGCGCTCTGGCCGGCTTGAAGCCTATGTGAGGCCTACAGCAGACTGGACCCAATAGAAGCCAGCTGCGGGCCTTTCAGACCAAGAAATACACCCGTGAGTGGAAACAGTCTTGACTGTCCAGTGCCTCCCGGACGACCTGGATCACACGTCCCCACCATCTTACGCCCTCAGATAACTGCTGCTTTTGTTTCTAGCTCCTAGGTGCTCAGTCAAAGGCTGTTTTGCCAGTCTCGGGGTAAGGGAAGTTAAACGCGCCCTTTCCCAAGGCTCCCCACTCCTACGCTGTGACGGGACCTGCAGTCTTAGCCTTGGCCGTGTCAGGGAAAAAGCTCTAAGATCTACCTCATAGGTTTCTGGTCACCCTTTCTTTCCTAAGTCTAGAGATTTTAAATGGGCACAGTCGAGCCACCGCAGATGGACTCCAAGCTCTTGCTGCAGAGCGCAGGGCACATGGTACCAGGACACCGGCTCTAAGAAGCTCACTTGCTTCAGGCTCTGGGGCAGCGCGCGCCAACGTGCAGAACTTGGAGACTTAGCTAGAACTAAGGCCGGCTGGGCATCGGGTTCCCACCATAGGCCCACCCCGCCTCGGAGTGCTTGACCTCTTAACCCACCCCCTTCAGCCCAGCCCCCTTCCTGGAGAAACCCCCGCAGCAGCAGACCTGAAACGCTGGCTGACATCTCGCTGTCGCTGCGGACCGGGGCTTCCTCCTCCAGGTCCTTGGCGGCGTGCAGCTCGCAGCCCGGCTGCTCCAGGCCCAGGGTCACCCTGGCGCGGCCGGCTCCACTGGCTCCCGGGACGTCGGCGCAGCGCCTCCTGCCCTCAGTCTCTTCGCTCAGGGCTGAGTCCGAGTCCCAACCTCCGGGGCTCTCCGCGCTCTGCCCCACAGCTGTTCTGCTTCGGGCGGGAGACGCCAGAAGAGAGTCCTCGGCGCCCCCCAGCGCACCGGCCTCCGTCTCCCCGAAGAGCCGCCAGCAGCAGACGGCGGGCGCCGCGGCCACCGCCACCTCTGTGCCCCCTGGTGCCGGGCGCCCCTCGGGCGCTGCCAGCCCGCCCCGCTCCTCTTTCTTGTTGAGGATCGCCTGGATGGAGAAGGGCGTCAAGGTGCCGCTGCTGCGCACAGCCATCTGCGCCGCGGATCGGAGCCGGCAGCCGGGCGGGCAGCTGGGGCGCGGGGACAGCTTCGAGCCTGACACGGAGCGCTGGACGACCGCAGCGCGAGTGAGAGGGGCGCGCCAGGCCCCCGCAGCCCACTCCTGCGCAGCTCAGCAGCCCCCGCCCCCCTCAGTTCCAAGATCCGCGCCGACCGTCACCCCACCTCACAGGCCCACCTCGCCAGGACCCCCTCCCCCGGAATCCAGAGCCAGATGCTCTTCTCCTACAGCCCGGCCCGTTATCTCTTCGCCCGTGGGCCCGGGGAGGGGGGGCGGCCAGGGTCTGTCCCCTGGAGGGGAGGCCGGCGGGAATTGTCAAGGGTCCTCTCGGCGTCCGCAGTCGCCTCGGGAGCGCCGCTGGGGCGCACCGCCCAAGTCACTTTCTCTGTGCGCCTCTGTCTTCCCGGCCTGTAGGGCTTCGCTCCTGGCGggtcctccctcttccccctctgggCTGGCTCTTTCGGAGCCTACCCCTCTGGCGCCCGCAGTGACAGCTAAGAACCCTAAAATCAGAGAAGAGCGGGGACACCTTTTTACTCTCTGCCCGggtttttatctgtttcttctctttgcttctgcGTTCCACTGTACTCCCCCCCTCCCACCAGAGTGTCATTCCTCACCGCTGAGTGACAGCATCGGGCCACGCCCCTtcactggctgtcctgggctCTCGCAGCAGTGGATTGGTTGGTTCCAACTGGAGGCCGTTGACTTTAAGAGACTCAAGTCCGCAAGTTGAGTAGCGAAAGACAGGGTCTGAATTAACTCCTTCCCTCCTAAGCCTGGTTGTCATAGCATCCTTCAGCAATGAGGAGACAGAGTCATCCTGAAACCTCGTTTTTTGATTTCAGCTTCTATAGCCATCTATCTACTCTAGTGCTTTTCTGGAACACCAATACGAACctcagcccttttttttttttttttttttttttttttttttttccctgcgaAAACTCAACGGAAAGCGTCTCCAGATGTGACGTGTAGTTTCTGTTCTCTAGGAAGGAGCCCAGAGGCGAAGAAcaaaattcatctttttttttttcactcttaaaGTTTCTCAGCTGTCTCTCTGCTAGTGCCCTTTACTGAAGTAATTTGATAAGTAAAATCACTCTACTACCAAATACTATTCTCTCCTTATGTTTGGTTGGATTGGATTTCTGTAGATGACTTAAAAAGCTAGGTTGAAAAATATTAGTTAAGTCCCAAGTGAGAGGGGGGAATTGGAAGGCACTTGGGGAGAGTTTTTGGAGCCGGGTATTCGTCTCCTTGGGCAATCAACTCTGAATTTAATTGGatttgttcaatttgttttacatcaggaagaaaatcataaaatgctttaaatttgttctttaaatattctgtttttttttttttgtgagttgaGAAAGAATAGATAAGTTTTAAAGAAAGTAGCTGGGAGCAACACAATAGTGAGATCCAGAACTGATATTTAATGACCTTAAAAATAAGAACCAAGTTACTTTACTCACTAGAAGGaagtaaatacaaaatacaaGCATTGTGGTTATGTCAAAGCATATGTTGACTATTTACGAAATATCTTTTTAATGAAAAGTTTGTTCAAGTAACATATCTTACAGACTGCTTCACAAATTTGACCAGAGGCTTGATCCAATATACAAGTTTGAACCTCTGAACGCATTTAAATAGTTGTGATTTTAATTTCAGAAGCGGAGGAGGCTACTTCATTGGTGTCATTAAAATAGGGAAGGCCTCCTGGAGCTGCTTCCCTGAGCTGGATCGGCACTGAGGGAAAGAAATCGTTACCTGGTCAAAGTTGTCCGCCTCGGGAGGATGATTAGAAGCTTGTGGACTCCATGGATGCGGTTTTCCTGCCCTATGAAGATGCTGCAGGGTACCTTGGGGTGAGAGATGGGGCTCTCTTGAAGGGGCTACAACTCTTCATAGTTCTTCACAATTGTGTAAGTTTTGAGAGAAAGACAAATTCGTTGTTAGTATCTGGCAAATATAACAGCCAAGGATCGATCTTTGGCTATGACAGGGACCCAATGAAATCCTTAAGAGGTTTCAAAATGAGGCTCCCCGCTCCTCCTTTaaggtttttatgttttattaaaattgatTTCCCTTTCTCTGCATCTCATGCTGGGTGTTGGGAATGTATATAGCCATTTTTCCTTAGGGAACCAGTGGAGGACGAGGGACATAGCTTGACCAAAAAATGAGGTTACTCAGGTGTAGAATATGTGTCCACTGGCCTGTGGACATGAGGCTCGGTGGGGACAAGAACCAGTGAGTTCTGGACATGCTGATGGACAAGAATATCCGAGGGTGTAATCACTGAGAGCTAGAGTTAGATTTTGGGGTCCATATACATATTTGAAGTAACGTTCACTATTTATTTGGCAAAAATAAccgctttttaaaaaaaatctcaaaccaCAAGTTGACACAGAGGTAGGTGGCCGACATTTT from Arvicanthis niloticus isolate mArvNil1 chromosome 7, mArvNil1.pat.X, whole genome shotgun sequence includes these protein-coding regions:
- the Nkx3-2 gene encoding homeobox protein Nkx-3.2, with amino-acid sequence MAVRSSGTLTPFSIQAILNKKEERGGLAAPEGRPAPGGTEVAVAAAPAVCCWRLFGETEAGALGGAEDSLLASPARSRTAVGQSAESPGGWDSDSALSEETEGRRRCADVPGASGAGRARVTLGLEQPGCELHAAKDLEEEAPVRSDSEMSASVSGDHSPRGEDDSVSPGGARVPGLCGAAGGGASGGQAGGVEEEEEPAAPKPRKKRSRAAFSHAQVFELERRFNHQRYLSGPERADLAASLKLTETQVKIWFQNRRYKTKRRQMAADLLASAPAAKKVAVKVLVRDDQRQYLPGEVLRPPSLLPLQPSYYYPYYCLPGWALSTCAAAAGTQ